A stretch of the Drosophila yakuba strain Tai18E2 unplaced genomic scaffold, Prin_Dyak_Tai18E2_2.1 Segkk2_quiver_pilon_scaf, whole genome shotgun sequence genome encodes the following:
- the LOC122319647 gene encoding uncharacterized protein LOC122319647: MYRQIWVDPKHTPFLRILFRNNRGEIRDFELKTVTFGVNCAPFLAIRVLQQLAADVELSHPKASNIIRNFMYVDDVLAGADSTKEAQLMVQELRDALNSAGFPLRKWTFQKEVLAAIQSNHLLNTKFSRDRCRKLCQNPRYSLEGNLRRILLRPARVVY, translated from the coding sequence atgtatcggcAGATCTGGGTAGATCCGAAACACACTCCATTCCTGCGAATACTTTTCCGTAACAATAGAGGGGAAATCAGagatttcgaattgaaaacagTTACCTTTGGAGTCAATTGCGCGCCTTTCCTGGCCATCcgagtactgcagcagctagcagctgacGTAGAACTCAGCCATCCAAAAGCTAGCAATATCATTCGAAATTTCATGTATGTGGATGATGTTCTAGCCGGAGCGGACTCCACGAAAGAAGCTCAGCTCATGGTGCAAGAGCTCCGAGACGCTCTGAATTCCGCCGGATTTCCATTGAGGAAATGGACCTTccaaaaggaagttttagcgGCCATTCAGAGCAACCATCTATTAAATACTAAATTTTCTCGAGATCGATGCAGAAAGCTCTGCCAAAACCCTCGGTATTCGCTGGAAGGCAACCTCCGAcgaattcttcttcgtccCGCCAGAGTTGTCTATTGA